A DNA window from Brassica napus cultivar Da-Ae chromosome A4, Da-Ae, whole genome shotgun sequence contains the following coding sequences:
- the LOC125608302 gene encoding cytochrome P450 710A1-like has protein sequence MMVISVSILASLSPYILVSALLLFLLLEQLSYIRKKGNLPGPLFVPPIIGNAVSVVRDPTSFWYKQSALAGNSPGLSANYLVGRFIVYIRDTELSHQIFTNVRPDAFHFVGHPFGKKLFGDHNFIYMFGDDHKSVRRQIAPNFTPKALSTYSELMQVIILRHLRLWEESCNGPVSLRNLVRDLNLETSQTVFVGPYLDEEDKNRFRTDYNIFNLGTMTLPFDIPGSAFHKARMAVKRLANILAVCARKSKARMAAGEEPTCLIDFWMQPIVAEAASGNPPPPHSRDEEIGGFLFDFLFAAQDASTSSLLWAVTQLESKPDVLRRVREEVGSIWTPESNALITVDQLAEMKYTLNVAREVVRYRPPATMVPHVAAVDFPLTKTYTVPKGTIVFPSVFDSSFQGFTEPDRFDPDRFSEARKEDQVFKRNFLAFGWGSHQCVGQRYALNHLVLFIAMFSTLLDFKRVRSDGCDEIVYCPTISPKDGCTVFLSRRVAAYPDLTLN, from the coding sequence atGATGGTTATCTCTGTTTCCATATTAGCCTCTCTCTCACCATACATACTAGTCTCAGCACTActtctcttccttctcctcGAGCAACTCTCTTACATTCGCAAGAAAGGTAACCTCCCTGGCCCTCTCTTCGTCCCTCCCATCATCGGAAACGCCGTCTCAGTTGTCCGTGACCCCACTTCCTTCTGGTACAAGCAATCCGCCTTGGCTGGAAACTCCCCCGGCCTCTCGGCCAACTACCTCGTCGGGAGATTCATCGTCTACATAAGAGACACGGAGCTTTCTCATCAAATCTTCACCAACGTACGGCCCGATGCCTTCCACTTCGTTGGACATCCCTTCGGTAAGAAGCTCTTCGGTGACCACAACTTCATCTACATGTTCGGTGACGATCACAAGTCAGTTCGCCGACAGATTGCTCCAAACTTCACCCCCAAGGCACTCTCCACATACTCTGAACTCATGCAAGTAATCATCCTCCGTCATCTACGGCTATGGGAGGAGAGTTGTAACGGTCCTGTCTCGCTGCGAAACCTTGTCCGTGACCTCAACCTAGAAACTTCTCAGACAGTTTTTGTCGGACCGTACCTTGACGAGGAAGATAAAAACAGGTTCCGTACGGACTACAACATCTTCAACCTCGGAACCATGACGCTCCCGTTTGACATTCCAGGGTCTGCCTTCCACAAGGCTCGCATGGCGGTGAAGAGGCTGGCGAACATACTCGCGGTATGCGCGAGAAAGTCTAAAGCGAGGATGGCGGCCGGAGAAGAGCCGACGTGTCTGATAGACTTCTGGATGCAGCCTATAGTGGCGGAGGCTGCATCCGGTAATCCGCCTCCGCCTCATTCTAGAGACGAGGAGATAGGAGGCTTCCTCTTCGACTTCCTCTTCGCCGCGCAAGACGCGTCCACGTCATCGCTTCTCTGGGCGGTGACTCAGCTTGAGTCGAAGCCGGATGTGCTGAGGAGAGTCAGGGAGGAAGTTGGAAGCATATGGACGCCTGAGTCCAACGCGTTGATCACTGTTGACCAGCTCGCGGAGATGAAGTACACGCTCAACGTGGCGCGTGAGGTTGTAAGATACCGTCCTCCGGCGACTATGGTCCCACACGTGGCAGCTGTAGACTTCCCTCTCACGAAAACTTACACTGTACCTAAAGGAACCATTGTCTTTCCCTCGGTCTTCGACTCCTCGTTCCAAGGGTTCACTGAACCGGACCGGTTTGATCCAGACCGGTTTAGCGAGGCCAGGAAAGAAGACCAGGTCTTCAAACGCAACTTTCTCGCTTTTGGATGGGGCTCTCACCAGTGCGTCGGTCAGCGTTACGCACTGAACCACCTCGTGCTCTTCATCGCCATGTTCTCGACGCTGTTGGATTTCAAGAGGGTTCGATCTGACGGCTGCGATGAGATCGTGTACTGTCCCACAATATCTCCCAAGGACGGATGTACGGTGTTCTTGTCTAGGCGCGTCGCAGCGTATCCGGACCTTACGTTGAATTAA
- the LOC106432771 gene encoding ribosomal protein S14, mitochondrial-like, producing MANLRGLLTNVSSYCQRSFSQIKAPNYLNQIQTRQISTTLTKPASKHSGTEQGVKRNSADHRRRLLAARFELRRKLYKAFCKDPELPSEMREKNRYKLSKLPRNSAFTRIRNRCVFTGRSRSVTELFRMSRICFRGLANKGELMGIKKSSW from the coding sequence ATGGCCAATCTCCGAGGCCTCCTGACAAACGTATCCTCCTATTGCCAACGCTCCTTCTCCCAAATCAAAGCCCCGAACTATCTCAATCAAATCCAAACCCGACAAATCTCGACGACGCTTACCAAACCGGCGTCGAAGCACAGCGGCACGGAGCAAGGAGTGAAGCGAAACAGCGCCGACCACAGGCGCAGGCTGCTCGCGGCGAGGTTCGAGCTGAGGAGGAAGCTCTACAAGGCGTTCTGCAAGGATCCGGAGCTTCCCAGCGAAATGAGGGAGAAGAATCGGTACAAGCTGTCGAAGTTGCCGAGGAACAGTGCGTTCACGAGGATAAGGAACCGGTGCGTGTTCACTGGTCGGTCTAGGTCCGTGACGGAGCTGTTTAGGATGTCGAGAATCTGTTTCCGTGGGTTGGCGAATAAAGGTGAATTGATGGGTATCAAGAAGTCGTCTTGGTAG
- the LOC106432773 gene encoding uncharacterized protein LOC106432773, whose translation MKTKYGAVVAPVFALAGVYVAWEYIYHRLWRKNNENTDIPDSKNSIRKSLVEKRRDDNVKNTSKEASSRRSGRAQNTLSRSVSMGAIRGGKLALKRLLDLHSYSADTSSLANAEIEFESLLSKENPDFELLQRDIVKMETSGKEAKGVEILKKALEKARKEERGHEAYEIEMLLVEMLIYLGNIEEALKCKCLEDEVITDARRPFYQAIIQYLSGHPEKQVEETFNRFREIQIGLQWPGSSSEECETREVTLDEFKEVLESLKQKIQDSTNIKIVNSTPLDKQH comes from the exons ATGAAGACAAAGTATGGAGCAGTAGTTGCACCCGTTTTCGCCCTTGCTGGTGTCTATGTTGCTTGGGAGTACATATACCATCGTTTATGGAGAAAGAATAACGAAAACACTGACATTCCAGATAGCAAAAATAGTATACGTAAAAGCCTTGTTGAAAAAAGAAGAGACGATAATGTTAAAAACACTAGTAAGGAGGCTTCTTCGAGAAGAAGTGGAAGGGCTCAGAATACCCTCTCAAGATCTGTTTCAATGGGGGCTATTCGAGGAGGAAAGTTGGCATTGAAGAGATTGCTTGATTTGCACTCATATAGTGCTGATACTTCTTCCCTTGCAAATGCTGAAATCGAATTTGAATCCTTGCTTTCCAAGGAAAATCCGGATTTTGAGTTGCTTCAG AGAGACATTGTGAAGATGGAAACGAGTGGAAAAGAAGCAAAAGGAGTGGAGATATTAAAGAAAGCATTAGAGAAAgcaagaaaagaagagagaggtCATGAGGCTTATGAGATTGAAATGTTGCTTGTGGAGATGTTGATCTACTTG ggAAACATTGAAGAGGCTTTAAAATGTAAGTGTTTAGAGGATGAAGTCATAACAGATGCAAGACGTCCTTTTTACCAG GCTATAATCCAGTATCTTAGTGGACATCCTGAGAAGCAAGTGGAGGAGACATTCAACAGGTTCAGGGAGATTCAGATCGGTCTACAATGGCCTGGAAGCAGCTCAGAAGAGTGTGAGACTCGTGAAGTCACATTAGATGAGTTCAAGGAAGTGCTGGAGTCTCTCAAGCAAAAAATCCAAGACAGCACGAACATAAAAATTGTAAACTCAACTCCACTTGACAAACAACATTGA